The sequence TCGTTCTGAATTAAGATCATCAAATTGAACCAAAGTGGCATCCCCCGTAAATTCCAGCAAGTCTCCTTCGGAAGCATTGATAATATCAATCGTGCGAGAAAAATAAGTATTCAGTAACTGAGCCAGAAAGCGAGATCCCACTGCTCCTTGCTGGCTGCAGCTTTGGGTTAAAGAGGTAAATCCAGCCAAATCGGTAAACATCAGTGTCCCTGTTTGCCACTGCCAATTGAGCTCTCCGGGTTGAGGCAGACGCTCGGTGACACTCAAAGGTAAATAGTGAAACAGTAAATGTTCTAAGGTTCGGAGGTGCTTGATCACGGCTAGTAGCGTTGACTCAGTTGGCTGCATCCATAAACGAGCTTGCAACGTAGCAGGCAACTGAATTCTCAATTGAGCTTCTTGGGAAACTAAAGACTCAGGAAGCGACATAAATTTGATCAGACCACTGGATATGTTTTAGAACAAGTGTGTCAATATGATTTGATATGTTTCTGCTAGAGATCGGGATTTCATTTCTGGTTACGCCAGTTTCGGCAACTGTTAATAATCCTTGGATTATAGCAAAATATCGAGGGTGATCAACAAATACATTCGCCCCTATGAAGGTCGTTATGGCAGTGGTGGAATCAATACAATGCTGGCGGTGGGAATTGCCAGTCTCAATGAAATTCGTCGCAGCCACAGTAGAGGTTATCGCAGGATGGTTGTCGTTCCTCGCTCAAAAGGGTGATGATGGGAGTAGAAAATGATAACCTAATTAACGTTTTCAACCAATGGGCAAGGGAATTAATTCCTAAATATAAAAATACTGATTGCATATCAATTGACGGTAAAAGTATTCGGTCAACCTTGACGGATTCTTTTGGGAATAAGCAAAATTTTGCTTCAATTGTTTCTTGGTTTTCTCAGGAAAGTGGGTTAGTTTTAGCCCTCGAAAAATTGGAAAACAAAAAGACTTCAGAAATTCACTGTGTTCAAGACATGGTAAAAAATCTACCATTAGAGAATCAAGTCTTTACTCTCGATGCTGTTCACTGTCAAAAAGAAACTGTTCAAGGGATTAATGAGTCGAATAATGATTATTTGATTGCTGTCAAAAAAACCAGCCTGAATTGTATAAACAGTTAGAAGAAATTCCTCAAATAACTGTTCCTATTCAAGAATGCATTTATACAGAAACGAGTCACGGAAGACCAGTTAATCGTCAAGTGTCGGTCTTTAAAGTTCCCAAAACTATTCAACAAATCTGGCAAGGGAGTCAGTATTTTATCAAAGTGGAAAGAAAAGGCAATCGAAAGCAGAAACCCTATCATCAAATTGTTTATTATTTGAGTAGTTATTATCAAACATCTAAAAAGTTTAGCAAACAAATTCAAGGACATTGGACGATCGAGAATCAGCTACATTGGGTAAAAGATGTGATCTTTAAGGAGGATTCATCGGCAATACACCATTTGGAGACAGCAGTTAACTTCTCAGTTTTAAGAACAATTGGGATGAATCTTTTCAGACTATTAGGCTTTTGATCAATTACCGAAGCCCGAAGATGGCTAGGCAACAGGCTTTCGCTGTTGCCTATTTTGATAGAATGAAACAGCCCTGCCTATGGTTATGGGGATTTTCCAGATGGTAAATCAGGACGATCACTGGCAACGCTCACCTCTAAAATTAAACAGTAATCGATGACCATTGATCAGCATTTTGCTAATGATGCCAGTTTTTAGAATTAAGTAGAGGGAAGTCAATTCTCATGATGAATGATCACAAAATCATCCGTTATCTGAGTCGCAGGTTACGCCAGAATCCCATGGTGGAGACGTTTAAAGTTGTTGTTCGTTATTTTCCCAAGCGACCGCGACAACCGTCGAAAATCCTGCTCGCGATCGCGATGTTTAGTTTAGTTGTGGCTTGCGACGGATTCACTCCCAATTTCAACAACTTGGCAAATCAGGTCAATGATGAGACGTTAGAAGTGTGGTGGAGTGAAGGCTATTATCCCGAAGAGACCAATGCCATTCGTGATGCGGTTCGCTCATGGTCGGCAGAATCTGATACCAAGATTAATCTACAATTTTTCAGTGAAAAAGATCTCACGCAGCAAACCCAAAGTGCCCTCAGTTCAGGGAGTTTACCTGATATCATCTATGGTTATACCCTAGATTTTGGGCTCGCTCCCCGTTTGGCTTGGGAAGGAAAATTAGCGGATACAACTGATATGATCGAGCCCGTTCAAGACCAGTTTGTTCCAGAAGCCTTAGAAAGTGTTACTTACTTTAATCAAGCGGATAATAATCGTAGCTTTTATGCCGTCCCCATCGCCCAAAACGCATTTTACGTTCATTATTGGCGCAGTCTGTTAGAAAAAACAGGCCTGAGTGATCCAGAAAATATTCCTCAAGATTGGAATGCTTTTTGGCAATTCTGGGTCAATCGTCAAAGTGAGGTTGATCAGGAAAATGGAAAGACCATTTATGGGTTAGGTTTACCGATGTCACCAGCAGCGACAGATACCCACTATTTTTTTGAGCAAATGCTAGAAGCCTATGATGTTAGAGTTTTAGATGGAAATGGTCAATTTATTTTAAATAACCCAAACGGTATCAACCAATTAACTCAGGTCTTGTCTCAAGTCACCAACTTTTATAAACAAGGTTATGTTCCACCCAATGCCGTGAACTGGTCTGATCCAGATAACAATGTTGCTTTTCTCAGTCGGCGGTTGTTAATGACAGTTAACGCAACCCTTTCTATTCCTGGTTCACAACGCCAAGCCCCCTCAACTTACCAAGAGGATATGGTTACCATGGAGTGGCCCCAGAAACCCAGTGGTGATCCTATGCGCTATATTGTATCAACCAAACAGATGGTGATTCCTAAGGATACAAACCAACTGCAGGCAGCCAAAGATTTAGTCTCCTATTTAATTCAACCAGAAGTGTTGGGTAAATTCAACAAGGGATCACAAGGTCGCTTTTTCCCCGTGATGTCTGACCTGATTAGCGACCCAT comes from Halothece sp. PCC 7418 and encodes:
- a CDS encoding ABC transporter substrate-binding protein is translated as MMNDHKIIRYLSRRLRQNPMVETFKVVVRYFPKRPRQPSKILLAIAMFSLVVACDGFTPNFNNLANQVNDETLEVWWSEGYYPEETNAIRDAVRSWSAESDTKINLQFFSEKDLTQQTQSALSSGSLPDIIYGYTLDFGLAPRLAWEGKLADTTDMIEPVQDQFVPEALESVTYFNQADNNRSFYAVPIAQNAFYVHYWRSLLEKTGLSDPENIPQDWNAFWQFWVNRQSEVDQENGKTIYGLGLPMSPAATDTHYFFEQMLEAYDVRVLDGNGQFILNNPNGINQLTQVLSQVTNFYKQGYVPPNAVNWSDPDNNVAFLSRRLLMTVNATLSIPGSQRQAPSTYQEDMVTMEWPQKPSGDPMRYIVSTKQMVIPKDTNQLQAAKDLVSYLIQPEVLGKFNKGSQGRFFPVMSDLISDPFWNDPSDPHISASADYFERTRSPYTKLNPAYGEVQTNQIWGKALVSIVQDGVSPAEAAEEAIDEINLIFEEWE